The following is a genomic window from Deinococcus sp. LM3.
GTTCCACCATGCACTCGCCAAGCGCGATCAGGTCCAGCGGTCGGTGCACAGGGTGAGTCACAGTGGCAGTCCCGCCTCGCGCAGCGCGGCGCGGGTGGCGGCCTCCACGGCGTCCCAGTCGCCAGTCTCGACAGCCCGGGCGGGAAACAGGTGGCCGCCCAGACCCACCGCGAGCGCCCCGGCATCCCGGTAGGCGGGAACCTCGTGCGGACGGACTCCGCCGGTCGCCATGAGGTGCAGGTGCGGCAGCGGGCCGCGCAGGTCGCGGATGAAGCCGGGGCCGCCCGCGCTGGCGGCCGGGAACACCTTCAACACCGGCGCGCCCAGCCGCGTGGCCCGCAGGGCCTCGCTGGGCGTCAGCACGCCCGGCAGGTAGGGCACGCCGAGGGCCTGCGCCTCGCGCAGCAGGTCTTCGTCCAGGTGGGGGCTGACGAGGAACGCCGCCCCGGCCATGACAGCCTCGTGTGCCTGCGCGGCGGTCAGGACGGTACCGACGCCGACGGTCACGCCGCGCAGTTCAGCGCGCAGGGTGCGCAGGGCGTCCGTCACACCAGGGGTCGTGAACGTCAGTTCCAGGACGCGCAGTCCGCCCCGCGCGGCGGCATGTGCCGCGTGGACGGCGGCCGCCACGTCCGGGGCGCGCAGGACGCCGACCACGCCCGCCGCGCGCAGCGTCTCCGTCAGGGTGTCGGCCTGCGCGGGCCGGGCCACGTCAGCGGGCAAGCCAGCCTCCGTCCACGACCAGCACGTGCCCGTTCACGTAGTCGCTGGCGGGCGCGGCGAGGAACACGGCGGGCTGCGCGAGGTCCTCGGGGCGGCCCCAGCGTCCGGCGGGAATGCGGTCCAGGATGGCGCGGC
Proteins encoded in this region:
- a CDS encoding bifunctional 4-hydroxy-2-oxoglutarate aldolase/2-dehydro-3-deoxy-phosphogluconate aldolase; protein product: MPADVARPAQADTLTETLRAAGVVGVLRAPDVAAAVHAAHAAARGGLRVLELTFTTPGVTDALRTLRAELRGVTVGVGTVLTAAQAHEAVMAGAAFLVSPHLDEDLLREAQALGVPYLPGVLTPSEALRATRLGAPVLKVFPAASAGGPGFIRDLRGPLPHLHLMATGGVRPHEVPAYRDAGALAVGLGGHLFPARAVETGDWDAVEAATRAALREAGLPL